A single genomic interval of Aneurinibacillus sp. REN35 harbors:
- a CDS encoding DL-endopeptidase inhibitor IseA family protein — protein MKRPLLSLMATAVLLSPAVTMLDSKAMAAASSSTVASKQTEKSVKQRLLQERIQLLEKAIGSSITKKANGMSPTKRLAYLESILAPAVPEKAADIWAKGLKLRNGALQYAVLSPQLKKSRLSEFEKQNWITGVSSPWIEAYQIIKTKKVNATTFTYDIRFTLATSTGTAGSEDFRLTVQQYKKNWYVSQISLVTKNTVPAIKPLDVKSAALLAAQATIQYWYVASGGSGNEKLKTFTVNGLEYRYMSSDLDTKKEFINYLRKTYTAEAIATYMKQAKIIEHNGRLAQPNADGGSLLQWDKAQATLIRYANGIAEYELKVPYGEEGAIEFDICRIQLKYEKDGWKVNTPPGARG, from the coding sequence ATGAAACGTCCGTTACTCTCCCTAATGGCAACCGCCGTGCTGCTTTCACCTGCTGTCACAATGCTCGATTCCAAAGCAATGGCAGCCGCTAGCAGCAGTACTGTGGCATCCAAGCAGACAGAGAAATCTGTAAAACAGCGACTGCTCCAAGAGCGTATTCAACTGCTAGAGAAAGCCATAGGTTCCTCCATCACCAAGAAAGCAAACGGAATGAGTCCGACAAAACGGCTTGCTTATCTTGAATCGATCTTAGCGCCTGCTGTGCCTGAGAAGGCTGCAGATATCTGGGCAAAGGGGCTCAAACTCAGAAACGGTGCACTGCAATATGCCGTCCTCTCTCCTCAACTTAAGAAAAGCCGTCTGTCTGAATTTGAAAAGCAGAACTGGATTACAGGTGTTTCTAGTCCATGGATTGAGGCCTATCAAATTATCAAAACAAAAAAGGTAAATGCAACGACCTTCACTTATGACATCCGCTTTACACTGGCTACATCCACAGGCACAGCCGGCTCTGAAGACTTCAGGCTTACTGTGCAGCAGTACAAAAAGAATTGGTATGTCTCGCAAATTAGCTTGGTTACAAAAAACACCGTTCCCGCAATAAAACCTCTGGATGTAAAATCAGCGGCGCTGCTTGCAGCCCAGGCAACCATTCAGTACTGGTATGTAGCATCAGGCGGCAGCGGAAACGAAAAACTAAAAACATTTACCGTGAACGGCTTAGAATACCGCTATATGAGCAGCGATTTGGATACGAAAAAAGAATTCATCAATTATCTGCGCAAAACATATACTGCCGAGGCAATCGCTACCTACATGAAACAAGCAAAAATTATCGAGCACAACGGTCGATTGGCACAGCCAAACGCGGATGGTGGCAGCTTGCTGCAATGGGATAAGGCGCAGGCAACTCTTATCCGCTATGCAAATGGTATCGCTGAATACGAACTAAAAGTCCCGTATGGAGAAGAAGGAGCGATTGAGTTTGATATTTGCCGTATTCAATTGAAGTATGAAAAAGACGGCTGGAAGGTCAACACACCGCCCGGGGCTCGCGGATAA
- a CDS encoding ABC transporter permease has translation MNRLLMAEYSKLRRSGIYWIAVLVPLFLVFQGIINFVRYRDTMFAKSTRTEWEILYEQCIIMYPSLLLPLVITVLIALMARIEHNQNGWKQLLALPVSRTQVYSAKLIMACIVVLINLFVLSMSTLVGGMVIGVEGEPPYALLVSRGGLAFIAVLPVVAIQFVLSFRFSHVGIPLALGTGLAAPTIFVANSERFWMYDPWTYPVMVYFGPAMEEFKKGTLLYGGALVIFSVVILLGLQEFKRRDMV, from the coding sequence ATGAATCGATTGCTTATGGCGGAATACAGCAAGCTGCGCCGTTCGGGAATTTACTGGATTGCAGTGCTTGTCCCGCTATTTTTAGTGTTTCAAGGGATCATTAACTTTGTACGTTATCGGGATACGATGTTTGCCAAGAGCACCCGGACGGAGTGGGAGATTTTATATGAACAATGTATCATTATGTATCCGTCTCTTCTGCTGCCCTTAGTTATCACGGTACTTATTGCATTAATGGCACGTATCGAACACAACCAGAATGGATGGAAGCAACTCCTTGCGCTTCCGGTATCGCGTACACAAGTATACAGCGCGAAGCTGATTATGGCCTGTATTGTAGTGTTAATCAACTTATTTGTGCTGAGCATGAGCACGTTAGTTGGGGGAATGGTGATTGGTGTGGAAGGTGAGCCGCCGTATGCGCTGCTTGTAAGCAGGGGAGGGCTTGCTTTTATCGCCGTGCTGCCAGTTGTGGCGATACAGTTCGTGCTTAGCTTTCGTTTCTCGCATGTCGGGATTCCGCTCGCGTTAGGTACCGGACTTGCTGCCCCGACGATTTTTGTCGCCAATTCTGAGCGCTTTTGGATGTACGATCCATGGACTTATCCGGTTATGGTATACTTTGGGCCTGCGATGGAAGAGTTTAAGAAGGGTACGTTACTGTATGGCGGAGCGCTTGTCATTTTTTCTGTTGTTATTTTACTTGGGCTTCAAGAATTCAAAAGACGAGATATGGTATAA
- a CDS encoding sensor histidine kinase, protein MKWKMTSLFLVPLVLMTVACTCINLAAAFYFLTGGESSEKTVGSPFFSYSTYTRDFQHYITFTDGKPKLTSEGVAKLTKRGAWFQIIDESGMEVYALYKPKAAPVRYTPGELVHYYKYDNSIEGSTLFTSWLSHNGTKWTYIVGYPMEHIAKYITYFSPFRIMNFWKEGIVVVLGLNFLMVLTLGYIFGRRLTRPLVTIINGIKALARGQYTLLHHPRGLYKDVYHSLNQLADALQAGETQRVRLEKMREEWVTNLSHDIKTPLASIKGYGEVLADPEYDIAPEEQRKYADIIVGKTHYIEKLVDDLRLTYQLKNHLLPLHKREENVVDIVREIIIDLLNDPQYAQRDIEFAPACERIGFTCDRAFLTRAFTNLIYNAVIHNPVSTRMQVHITKSSQRIEMLIADNGQGIPEEEIEQLFTRYYRGTNTSAKHQGSGLGMAIAKQIIEAHQGEIEVKSEAECGTQIRVLFRASDPGADR, encoded by the coding sequence ATGAAATGGAAGATGACAAGCTTATTTCTCGTTCCGCTTGTGCTCATGACCGTTGCCTGCACATGCATTAATTTAGCGGCCGCTTTTTATTTTCTGACAGGTGGGGAGTCATCCGAGAAAACGGTAGGCTCGCCCTTTTTTTCATATTCCACTTATACAAGAGATTTCCAGCACTATATTACATTTACGGACGGAAAGCCGAAGCTTACGTCGGAAGGTGTGGCCAAGCTTACAAAGCGGGGAGCATGGTTTCAGATCATCGACGAGTCGGGTATGGAAGTCTATGCTCTGTATAAGCCGAAAGCCGCGCCTGTACGCTATACGCCAGGTGAATTGGTTCACTACTATAAATATGATAATTCGATTGAAGGCTCTACGCTGTTTACAAGCTGGCTGAGCCATAATGGAACTAAGTGGACCTACATTGTAGGCTATCCCATGGAGCATATCGCCAAATACATTACCTATTTCAGTCCGTTTCGTATTATGAACTTCTGGAAGGAAGGGATTGTGGTTGTGCTTGGGCTGAATTTCCTGATGGTGCTTACGTTGGGATATATATTCGGCCGCAGGCTTACCCGCCCGCTGGTTACCATTATTAACGGCATCAAAGCACTTGCCCGCGGACAGTATACACTGCTGCATCACCCGCGCGGGCTGTATAAAGACGTATACCACAGTCTTAATCAACTGGCCGATGCACTGCAGGCGGGGGAGACGCAGCGCGTGCGGCTGGAGAAAATGCGGGAGGAATGGGTGACGAATCTTTCCCATGATATTAAAACGCCGCTTGCTTCGATCAAGGGGTACGGGGAAGTGCTTGCCGATCCCGAGTACGACATTGCGCCGGAGGAACAGCGGAAGTATGCGGACATTATTGTGGGCAAGACGCATTATATCGAAAAGCTGGTCGATGACCTGCGCTTAACCTATCAGCTAAAAAATCACCTGCTGCCGCTGCACAAGCGGGAAGAAAACGTAGTGGACATTGTTCGGGAGATTATTATCGATTTACTTAATGACCCCCAGTATGCGCAGCGGGACATTGAGTTTGCGCCCGCCTGCGAGCGGATCGGTTTTACATGCGACCGGGCTTTCCTTACCCGCGCTTTTACCAATCTGATTTATAATGCCGTCATTCATAATCCCGTATCTACACGTATGCAGGTACATATAACGAAAAGCAGCCAGAGGATCGAGATGCTCATTGCAGATAATGGGCAGGGCATCCCTGAAGAAGAGATCGAACAGCTGTTTACTCGCTATTACCGTGGTACGAACACCAGCGCCAAGCATCAGGGGTCCGGTCTCGGGATGGCGATTGCCAAACAGATTATTGAAGCGCATCAGGGGGAGATTGAAGTGAAGAGCGAAGCGGAGTGCGGCACGCAGATTCGCGTGTTATTTCGTGCTTCTGATCCGGGTGCGGACCGTTAG
- a CDS encoding putrescine aminotransferase, which produces MSNYNEILEYTSKVLSMIEKTDVTQEEAAWITNETVTGFRENVNAGFLDYRKSVTKGGQFASVEWKDAGLNCFVDVNGKEYIDCLGGFGIYNVGHSNPKVVKAVQDQMARQPLHSQDLLDPLRAMLAKTLAMLTPGDLKYSFFGNSGTESVEAALKMAKIYHSEEGRSTFIATTRAFHGKSLGALSGTAKGVFRKPFMPLVNGFRHVAFGDIDMMRKTMQACQMVGEDVAAVLLEPIQGEGGVIIPPDDYLANVRQLCDDFGALLIFDEVQTGMGRTGKMFCAEHYDVAPDIITLAKAFGGGVMPASATVATEKVFSKLFDNPFLHTTTFGGNPLACAAALATINVLIEDKLPERAAEMGEYMMKGLREAAASHGDKVLEVRGKGLLIGIEFVNDEIGYEVAKGFFDNGVLTAGTLINAKTIRIEPPLTIEKEQCDKVCATFAKVLEDVNKAVLV; this is translated from the coding sequence ATGTCAAACTATAATGAAATACTAGAATATACATCAAAAGTGTTAAGCATGATCGAGAAAACGGATGTAACCCAAGAGGAAGCTGCATGGATTACAAATGAAACGGTTACAGGCTTCCGCGAGAATGTAAATGCAGGTTTTCTTGACTATCGTAAATCCGTAACCAAAGGCGGTCAATTCGCATCTGTAGAATGGAAAGATGCCGGTCTGAACTGCTTTGTTGATGTAAATGGAAAAGAATATATCGACTGTCTCGGTGGATTCGGTATTTATAATGTAGGTCATAGCAACCCGAAAGTTGTAAAAGCAGTACAGGATCAAATGGCGCGTCAACCGCTGCACAGTCAGGATTTGCTTGATCCGCTTCGCGCAATGCTGGCTAAAACATTGGCGATGCTTACACCAGGAGATTTGAAGTACTCATTCTTTGGCAACAGCGGTACGGAGTCGGTGGAAGCTGCATTGAAAATGGCGAAAATCTATCACAGCGAAGAAGGACGCAGCACATTTATTGCAACTACGCGTGCATTCCACGGTAAGAGTCTGGGTGCTCTATCCGGTACGGCTAAAGGAGTATTCCGTAAACCGTTCATGCCGCTCGTTAATGGCTTCCGTCATGTCGCATTCGGCGATATTGATATGATGCGTAAAACGATGCAAGCTTGCCAAATGGTCGGCGAAGACGTAGCCGCAGTTCTATTAGAGCCGATTCAAGGAGAGGGTGGTGTCATCATTCCTCCAGATGATTACTTGGCGAACGTACGTCAGCTGTGTGACGACTTCGGTGCCCTGTTGATCTTTGATGAAGTACAAACAGGTATGGGACGTACAGGAAAAATGTTCTGCGCTGAGCACTATGATGTAGCACCGGATATTATTACCCTTGCAAAAGCGTTTGGCGGCGGCGTTATGCCTGCAAGCGCAACAGTTGCGACAGAGAAAGTATTCTCCAAGCTGTTTGATAATCCATTCCTGCATACGACGACATTCGGTGGAAACCCACTTGCATGTGCAGCAGCGCTTGCGACAATTAATGTATTGATTGAAGACAAATTACCTGAGCGCGCAGCAGAAATGGGAGAATATATGATGAAGGGACTGCGTGAAGCGGCTGCAAGTCATGGCGACAAAGTACTTGAAGTACGCGGCAAAGGTCTCTTGATTGGTATCGAGTTCGTTAATGACGAGATCGGTTATGAGGTAGCAAAAGGCTTCTTTGATAACGGTGTACTAACTGCGGGTACATTAATCAACGCAAAAACAATCCGCATTGAGCCGCCATTAACGATTGAAAAAGAACAATGCGATAAAGTATGCGCAACGTTCGCTAAAGTGTTAGAAGACGTAAACAAAGCTGTACTTGTATAG
- a CDS encoding response regulator transcription factor, translating to MPDISSKKIVLIDDELDILHLLETVLKKEGFIHIYKASDGRQGIELCRSEQPDLIVLDIMLPDMDGFEVCRQLRTFTVVPILFLSAKNEDADKILGLGLGGDDYITKPFSPKEVAYRMKAYFRRHHQYAKQHEEESVHQFGDIEVDEKRGEVRKAGGPITLTAKEYQLLLFLTRHPNQIFSKSRLYEAVWQEAYLGYDNTVMVHIRHLREKLEDTPSSPKYLLTVRGLGYKLRVGGDAE from the coding sequence ATGCCCGATATTTCTAGCAAAAAAATTGTCCTGATTGACGATGAATTGGATATTCTCCATTTGTTAGAGACAGTCTTGAAAAAAGAAGGATTTATCCATATATACAAAGCGTCAGACGGCCGACAGGGAATCGAGCTGTGTCGCAGTGAACAGCCGGATCTGATCGTGCTCGATATTATGCTGCCTGACATGGATGGCTTTGAGGTCTGCAGGCAGCTGCGTACGTTTACGGTAGTTCCGATTTTATTCTTATCCGCCAAAAACGAGGATGCGGATAAAATTCTCGGCCTGGGACTTGGCGGTGATGATTATATTACGAAGCCGTTTAGCCCGAAGGAAGTAGCGTATCGAATGAAGGCGTATTTTCGCCGCCATCATCAATATGCCAAGCAGCATGAGGAAGAAAGCGTACATCAATTCGGTGATATTGAAGTTGATGAAAAGCGCGGTGAAGTGCGGAAGGCAGGCGGTCCAATAACGCTCACAGCCAAGGAATATCAACTGCTGCTGTTTTTAACGCGCCACCCGAACCAGATCTTCAGCAAAAGCCGTTTGTATGAAGCGGTGTGGCAGGAGGCGTATCTCGGCTATGATAACACTGTTATGGTACATATCAGGCACCTGCGTGAGAAGCTGGAGGATACCCCGTCCTCCCCAAAATATTTGCTGACGGTACGCGGACTTGGATATAAGCTGCGTGTCGGGGGCGATGCAGAATGA
- a CDS encoding ABC transporter ATP-binding protein, translated as MSSLVIETEKLTKKFKDFMPVESLSLQVKKGEVYGFLGPNGAGKTTTIRMLLGLIRPTHGEVRIFGKELIRNRIDIAKKVGSLVESPSYYGHLTGYENVEITRKLLGIERQHVDRVLSIVRLTEWKHKKVKTYSLGMKQRLGIAQALLGNPELLILDEPTNGLDPAGIQEIRDLIVSLPEQMGMTVLVSSHILREVELIADRVGIIHKGRLLFEGELAELWAQHEAKLRIETSRVDEAARLLFNVGYRVEKREQALYIDTDKSRAAEINRQLIMSGYDVSHISEERKTLEQIFLELTKGAQSV; from the coding sequence ATGTCTTCATTGGTAATTGAAACTGAAAAGCTAACCAAGAAATTCAAAGATTTTATGCCCGTTGAGTCGCTGTCACTACAAGTGAAAAAAGGTGAAGTATACGGGTTCTTAGGACCGAATGGTGCAGGGAAAACAACGACGATCCGCATGCTGCTGGGCTTGATTCGTCCAACGCATGGTGAGGTGAGGATATTTGGTAAGGAGCTGATACGAAATCGGATTGACATTGCTAAAAAAGTGGGCTCCTTAGTCGAATCCCCTTCTTATTATGGACATTTGACAGGATATGAAAACGTAGAGATCACGCGTAAGCTGCTAGGTATCGAGCGACAACACGTTGATAGAGTCCTTTCGATCGTGCGTTTAACAGAGTGGAAGCATAAAAAGGTTAAAACATACTCCCTAGGTATGAAGCAGCGGCTCGGTATCGCCCAGGCCTTGCTTGGCAATCCTGAGCTTCTCATACTTGATGAGCCGACAAACGGCCTTGATCCTGCGGGAATTCAGGAGATTCGGGATTTAATTGTCAGCCTTCCTGAGCAAATGGGCATGACGGTGCTCGTATCTAGTCATATTTTACGGGAAGTTGAACTGATTGCTGACCGGGTAGGCATTATCCATAAAGGTCGATTGTTGTTCGAAGGGGAGCTGGCAGAGCTGTGGGCGCAGCATGAAGCAAAGCTTAGAATTGAGACATCTAGAGTGGATGAAGCGGCCAGACTGCTGTTCAATGTAGGCTATCGTGTTGAGAAGAGAGAGCAGGCTTTGTATATTGACACCGATAAAAGCCGCGCAGCGGAGATAAATAGGCAGCTCATTATGAGTGGATATGATGTATCGCATATTAGTGAAGAGCGCAAAACGCTTGAGCAGATCTTCCTAGAGTTAACGAAGGGGGCACAAAGCGTATGA
- a CDS encoding ABC transporter permease — MKGTSVFATELYKQKGEIMGWLVIGGPMVVAALIFFDVWFRYDYLLAKNQRVGLGPWHMILYEVMYIWALFMPIGITLIAGIVHYREFSENAWKHLLSLPVTRQNVYLSKWLLIVLLVYSAIAILIVGLFAVGKLAGVSAPFDIELYGKYALYQALGALGIVSIQHWLSSRCKNVILPIAIGVTLSVCVMFFAQSEVFSFFPHATILYATPLEDIANNRPVWSGLIIGPLALIIGLFEFQRRDVL; from the coding sequence ATGAAGGGAACGTCCGTCTTCGCCACAGAGCTATACAAACAAAAAGGCGAGATAATGGGATGGCTTGTTATTGGCGGTCCGATGGTTGTTGCAGCCCTTATCTTTTTTGACGTATGGTTCCGATATGACTATCTTCTTGCAAAAAACCAGCGTGTTGGACTTGGTCCTTGGCACATGATTCTATATGAAGTTATGTACATATGGGCTTTGTTTATGCCAATTGGTATTACGCTTATTGCGGGCATTGTCCATTATAGAGAGTTTAGTGAGAATGCCTGGAAGCACCTATTGAGTTTGCCTGTAACACGTCAAAACGTCTATCTCTCCAAGTGGCTTCTTATCGTCTTGCTTGTGTATAGTGCAATTGCAATTCTTATAGTCGGATTGTTTGCGGTAGGTAAGCTTGCCGGGGTGTCTGCACCATTTGATATCGAGTTATATGGAAAATACGCGCTGTATCAGGCACTTGGAGCGCTTGGCATCGTAAGTATTCAGCATTGGCTAAGTTCACGCTGCAAGAATGTGATCCTGCCGATTGCGATCGGTGTAACACTCAGTGTTTGTGTCATGTTTTTTGCTCAATCGGAGGTGTTTAGTTTTTTTCCGCATGCGACGATTCTATATGCGACACCGCTTGAAGATATAGCGAATAATCGTCCGGTATGGAGTGGGCTTATTATTGGGCCGCTCGCGCTCATCATCGGTTTGTTTGAATTTCAAAGACGGGATGTTCTGTAA
- a CDS encoding TspO/MBR family protein: MKKSTILVFVLTYALFSISGFLFQLDPTWYEALAKPSFTPSGSFIGMVWIVLYALISLAVAILHQKIGLQRISGGWLALFILNYVLNQAFSYFQFEQKDLYAAFLDCLGVAATTLLLVIFTPKYSKAAAWLFVPYLLWSSFATYLSWLFYTMNR, from the coding sequence ATGAAGAAATCAACTATTCTTGTGTTTGTTCTTACGTATGCGCTATTTTCAATCTCCGGCTTTCTGTTTCAGCTTGACCCAACATGGTATGAGGCGCTGGCAAAGCCATCGTTTACACCGTCAGGAAGCTTTATCGGCATGGTATGGATCGTGCTGTATGCCTTGATTTCTTTAGCGGTAGCTATCCTCCATCAGAAGATCGGACTTCAACGCATAAGTGGTGGATGGCTTGCCTTATTTATTCTAAATTATGTACTGAATCAGGCATTTAGCTATTTTCAATTCGAGCAAAAAGACTTGTATGCCGCGTTTCTTGACTGTCTTGGTGTAGCCGCGACCACTCTCTTGCTAGTCATTTTCACGCCAAAATATTCGAAGGCTGCCGCCTGGCTCTTCGTGCCGTACCTGCTTTGGAGCAGCTTTGCTACGTATCTGTCCTGGTTGTTCTATACGATGAACCGCTAA
- a CDS encoding sigma 54-interacting transcriptional regulator, whose protein sequence is MLVFTEDNVRGICSVSTDMSFTEVESYVAEQKEPVLFVKKKDEILGYIRAHDIMDEMETQEPEKERHFWLSQLIPLHFAYHIYCDVPVPDIFKLLGEEMVIVKDKHDQVCGYLRREDILIELLRQDDHNIDLFRTILSSIPMGIFVVDKQGAIINYNDEGVRMIRSEREKLHNRPAHEVFGAEQIERVFTTGETILNQLHLRPEMGILADYSPILTPDHEVKGVIIVVQDLPMLEEIAMELDYVKDLNKDMKAILSTIYDEILVVDAEGKLMRFSDNDEINFRQGDLRELVGKNLLELEDKGLFKPAVTRLVLEQKRKVSVIQDLNNGCKVLAVGNPVFDEEGKIERIVIASRDITETSKLKNELREVKKLSQQYKEELENLKSRHTLNRSVVYCSPKIDRIMREIEKIARFSSTVLLTGESGVGKEVFAKAIHQLGVRAAKPFLKINCGAIPENLLESELFGYEKGAFTGADPRGKEGYFQKADSGVLFLDEIGEMPLSLQVKLLRVLQEREIIPVGSTDTMQVDVQIIAATNKNLEQRVEEGSFREDLFYRLNVIPIHIPPLRERPEDIPVLAYYFLQKLNDTYHRDIQLSPDALNLLEVYSWPGNVRELQNIIERAVVTTEDEMIDAGHLNRFLQWKKASTKVKPIITNLIPLQEALDDVEEQLIILAMERYKTTTMAAKALGISQSSVSRKYQKILQKQTSMHA, encoded by the coding sequence GTGTTGGTATTTACCGAAGACAATGTGCGCGGGATTTGTTCGGTTTCTACGGATATGTCATTCACCGAAGTAGAGAGCTATGTAGCTGAACAGAAGGAGCCGGTCCTTTTCGTTAAGAAAAAAGATGAGATTCTCGGTTATATCCGGGCACATGACATTATGGATGAGATGGAGACGCAGGAGCCAGAGAAGGAAAGACACTTCTGGCTATCCCAGCTCATTCCACTGCATTTCGCGTACCATATTTACTGTGATGTCCCTGTCCCCGACATATTTAAGCTGCTGGGAGAAGAGATGGTCATTGTCAAAGACAAGCATGACCAGGTATGCGGATATTTGCGCCGTGAAGATATTCTTATTGAGCTATTGCGTCAAGATGACCACAATATTGATTTGTTCCGCACAATTCTTTCCTCCATTCCGATGGGAATTTTCGTTGTTGATAAGCAGGGTGCGATCATTAACTACAATGACGAAGGTGTGCGCATGATCCGTTCGGAGAGAGAGAAGCTCCATAACCGTCCTGCTCATGAAGTGTTTGGCGCAGAGCAGATTGAACGCGTATTTACAACGGGTGAGACGATTTTAAATCAGCTGCATCTACGGCCTGAGATGGGAATACTAGCGGACTATAGCCCAATTCTGACACCGGATCATGAGGTGAAGGGTGTCATCATTGTAGTACAGGATTTGCCAATGCTTGAGGAAATTGCAATGGAACTTGATTATGTTAAAGATTTAAATAAAGATATGAAAGCGATTCTTTCTACTATTTATGATGAAATCCTTGTTGTAGATGCTGAAGGAAAATTGATGCGCTTTAGCGATAACGATGAAATCAATTTCCGGCAGGGTGACCTACGGGAGCTTGTAGGGAAGAACTTGCTGGAGTTAGAGGATAAAGGACTGTTTAAGCCTGCGGTGACCCGGCTTGTTTTGGAGCAGAAGCGAAAAGTATCAGTCATTCAAGATTTGAATAACGGTTGTAAAGTGCTCGCTGTCGGCAACCCGGTATTCGATGAAGAAGGGAAGATCGAGCGGATTGTAATCGCTTCCCGTGATATTACGGAGACAAGCAAATTAAAAAACGAGCTGCGTGAAGTTAAAAAGCTCTCTCAACAGTATAAGGAAGAACTGGAAAATCTAAAAAGCCGACATACACTGAACCGAAGTGTGGTCTATTGCAGTCCAAAAATTGATCGCATTATGCGTGAAATTGAAAAGATTGCACGCTTCTCATCCACAGTGCTGCTCACGGGGGAATCGGGGGTAGGAAAGGAAGTATTTGCTAAGGCGATTCATCAATTGGGCGTGCGTGCAGCGAAGCCTTTTCTCAAAATTAATTGTGGTGCCATTCCTGAGAACCTGCTAGAGAGTGAATTGTTCGGTTATGAGAAGGGGGCATTTACTGGAGCGGATCCGCGGGGAAAAGAAGGATATTTTCAGAAAGCGGACAGCGGCGTTTTGTTCCTCGATGAAATTGGTGAGATGCCACTTTCCTTGCAGGTGAAGCTGCTGCGTGTACTTCAGGAGCGTGAAATCATTCCGGTCGGCAGTACTGATACCATGCAGGTGGATGTGCAGATTATTGCTGCCACGAATAAAAATTTAGAGCAGCGCGTGGAGGAAGGAAGCTTCCGTGAAGATTTGTTCTATCGCTTAAATGTAATTCCGATTCATATTCCGCCGCTGCGGGAACGTCCGGAGGATATTCCGGTGCTTGCTTACTATTTCCTGCAAAAGCTCAATGATACGTATCATCGTGATATTCAGCTAAGTCCGGATGCACTCAACTTGCTTGAGGTTTATTCGTGGCCGGGTAATGTGCGTGAGCTGCAGAATATTATTGAACGCGCGGTTGTGACGACGGAAGATGAAATGATCGACGCCGGTCATCTGAATCGATTCCTCCAATGGAAGAAGGCATCGACCAAGGTTAAGCCGATTATTACGAATCTGATCCCACTGCAGGAAGCATTGGATGATGTGGAAGAACAGCTTATTATCCTAGCGATGGAACGGTACAAAACAACGACCATGGCTGCCAAAGCACTTGGGATTAGCCAATCCTCTGTAAGCCGCAAATATCAAAAAATCCTTCAAAAGCAAACGAGTATGCATGCATAA